Genomic DNA from Cucurbita pepo subsp. pepo cultivar mu-cu-16 chromosome LG13, ASM280686v2, whole genome shotgun sequence:
AACCTAATTTGTTTCCACCTAGCTCCATTCCAtctgatgtcccacgttggttggagaagagaacaatcTCTCCgtagcaaacatgttttacgtaacgggttaaagtagacaatatcgactagtgATGGGCTTGGACTGCATTTCATTTACATAATCGTCTACTCTAATTATTTTAGGGAGCGAACGTGATTGCCCAATGGCTATCGATATCAAATTTTGGGGTATATGGTTTAGTAAATGAATTGTTTTAGGCGTAAAAGAAATATGCATAGGAAGATGAGAAAGTGGTAAACCCCACCGACCAAACCAATTATCATGTCATGGCCCCTTGTGTTTCTTAAAGCTTATTAGCTGCTGATACACACATTACCAAGATGTGAAACCACTACAAAAATACCCCCAAAACGAAAATGTTTCCATCTACTCATAGGCATCTACATTTTCCAAGATCACACGTGACATAAACGCTCTTCACAGTATACAACCTTTTGAGATGGGAATGAGAGTTATATATACCCGAGTCAAATAAATGAGAGATACATGAATAAATCAAGACCACATCGTAATGAGAgcaattttaagaatataatagTCAATAAAGgcttaaaaatagaaagttaCTATTAGACTCGTGTTGTTACGTGGAGTACAGAGGCCAGTACCGTGAAATTAGTTTGGGCCTGATGGGCTATGGGATAAGGGTATTGGGCCATTTTTTGCTATCTCGGTCAGGCCCAATTTGTTTATCCAAAGAAAtataggaaaataaaaaataatattatgatatttttatgatgCGGAAGGATAAAGTGTAAAGGGAGTGGTAAATAAGGCAGATGCCTGAAAATGCTAAAGACAGAGAAGTTAGGTCCACAGCATTTACAGAATGCCCAATTTGTATgctccaaataataataataataataaataaataaataaatatatatatatataataaaaaattaaataaaaaaaaagtgggtaAAACATTAATTCCCAATTATTTCCAACACCcaactttttaaattcaagTTTGACGAaggaaggaaataaaaaaggtaactttttttattcatggtaacttaaaattacatttttggGATAATTATTCAAACGACGTCGCTTGGGGCCTATGGTTTTTGTATAAATCTAcccttcaataattttttaaatcattttcaattaaattatttaataattcaattcaattcaacaataaaattaacacattatatttgaaaaattatagagtattatacaaaatttaaaatttaatcgaTATTAGAATCCAATGAAAATAGAGTAACGAAttcactaattttaatatttataaaaaatgataattattaaGGAGTTGagctatttttttcaatataatagTTGAAATTGAcaacttaaattattattcataGTTGGCATCTAATAAGTTGTaaggttcaaattttaaatcatagaTTAAGTGTCCATTTTGCTATAGTGTATGTTATGCGACAGAAAAGACAGCTAAACTAAGTGGCACGCCGTATATTTACCTAATTAAGCAACACCTTTTATTATTGTTCACACAAACTAATTTCAACCCATTCATTATTCATTATCATACttttaattaacaattaaGTTCATGGGTTATGCTCGTTTCGATATCTTTCCTTTAAAAGGATAGTCGAGTTTCGATATCTTTCATTATAATCACGATTAAATCTAGAAACATTATTCTAATcagtttcttaaattaataagaagTACAACCAATGATTGAAAATATACGAACcccatttaattaaattataattgtgatttaatttcatatgGAATTTGGAAATGTGCAGAAAATCTAAGGTTGAGGCAAGATTCTACTTTCTGCTGCTTTCTCGGAGACAGAAGATAAGGGGATAATCTTTTGGTCTGTTTGATGAGACGTTAGATTCATGAAATTTCAACAAGaaattagattagattagaGATTAAGGGAAAGAAATGAAGGaattaaataagtaattaataAGGATTGATGATTCATGCTCTGTTTCTACTCGGGTGCTCACAATTCAACGCTAAATTCagaggaaatgaagaagaaaaaaaggagtaGAGCTATGTAGGTTGGATTTGAGTATCAGGGGATGAtgcaattttattattaattacttGGGAGAGTAGGGAGTAGTAgagatcaagaagaagaagatgaccCATTTGATCCAATATGCATATGGAAGCCGCCGTCTGGTTCGTCTTCATCGTCGTTGTTGTTGATATTGACgacggcggtggtggtggttgtGGTGGGTGTGGGGGTGGTGTCATTGGAATCAGTTTTTTTGCCCATGGTGTTCTTGTTGTTATGCATCCATACTTTAAGAACCCCTCTTTCAACTCCAATTTGATTGCAAAAATTTCGGACCAAATCCTCGTCTCGCTTTTGCATTTTCCATCCCACTTGTTCTGCAAAATGGAGCATTTTTTCCTTCTGTTCGTTGCTGAATTTCGTCCTGAATCGTTTCCGAGCGTTTAAATTTTTCGCGCGTCCGATTTCCGGTGGACGAGCCGACAACCCGGCGGAAAGCGCTAGTAACATATGCGGCGCTGATGGGTAGTACGACGACGAGATCGGCGGCGGAGATGCCGAATTCGGACTCCGCATCCCGGGCGGTGGTGGGTGATGACGATGGTGGGGTTGATACTCGATGACATGAGTGGTTGCTGTATTGATTGGTAAAGTAGAGATCGGATCCTCTGGGTCACGGCGGTGGAAATTCCGGTGGCAGCCGCATGCGGCGCAGTTGAGCGAAGTGGGATCAATGGAAGAGGCAGATGGGGAAGGCATAAATTCCCCACATCCGTCCAACGCGTGAGCTCCTAAACTGGCGGCGTGGTTTTTGAGacattctttgtaagaaaCAACGAGGGTGGGTTGATGAGCGTGGTTGTGGCGCTTGAGAAGGCCGTTGGTGAAAGGCAGCGACTTGGCTGAAGAGGACGGCGGGAAGCGTGTCGGAGTGTCGGAGTCTGGGTCGGGAGATTTGGTGGTATTAGCCGTGGTTGTAGTAGTGATGGGAGGTAGGGCTAAATCCATGGCTCTTTGAAAAGCACAAACCTCTCTAAACATGGAGAATTAAAGAAGGAgaacttcaaataaaaaacagacAACATTAAGGTTTCtgtaaaaattaagaaacagagtaagaaagaagaagaagaagaagggaattAGCGAAAGAGTGTTGATAATAGGAATCGGAGTTTTTGTGGATGTGCTTTGTTAACCcacttcttcaattttaaccATGGTTATAATCTGTGGTTAAGTTGGGTGGACCCACTTGCATGTGTAATAAATATACCTCAATACAACTAGGaagtaatgtttttttttttttttttttcctttacttTGTCTGTGgtggttaaattttttgttaaattttaatttaattttagtttttgatatTGCCAGCCACTCTCTCTAGCTTGCGTAATGACGAAGTTGGTGTTAGAGTCCGTAGACActtcacatctttataaggaaaattttgttcctctcttcaatcgatatgggatctcacaatacgtCCCTCTTAGAGCTAGTAGACACTTCCAtgctcttataaggaatatttcgtttccctctcccaccaatgcgggatctcataattcacccctCTTGAGGCCTTAGTGTCCTAAGTCGGTGCCCAACTCTGATAACAAACGGTAATAACCCACCTTTTGAGATTTCGAACTGCAAGTTGTTACCTACTGATGTGTAATATCAAGCcaaccactaacaaatattatatcttttgGTCTATTACGTTCGCCGTCaatctcataatttttaaaacgcatatgctagagagaggtttccacacccttataaagaatacttcgttcccctctccatctGTCCGCCACGGGGCGTAGTTAGGTTGAGCTATGAAAAACTCTAGAACTCTCTATCTAAATAGTTTACCGAACCTATCAACCTAAAGCTCTAATTACATATATAATTTGgttgcttttcttttcccatctcaaatgagattttaaaattcacacgcattcatttcatttctctaATGTCAATTTCATAAGATATGACAAAGATTTGATGTCGAGAAAAGATGGTTTCAAAACATGGTATAAAACTACGTATACTTCAATTTCGTCAAATATGTATATGATTCATGGAAAGGTTTTGGAACGGGTAACCCTAATAAATGACCTTAGATGATTTGAATGTGTAGGGTACATAGATGTAACATCAATTttggtagatttttttttggaatttgagtGGGACCAATTTGGGAAAATGGTTTATGGGGACAAGTAATGGCACCAAAAACCCTTTCATTCCCATAATTCTAGGGCATGGGACCCACTTTCATGTGGTCCTATCATCCtatcataataatttaattactatacttttttttttaatttctatcaaaataattataatcgaaattaaattaaatatttgggCCACAATTTTTTACCcgaagttaaaaaaaagtgaattttaatatcatatttatGACAAGGGGGTCAGTTATCGTACAGCTTCCGAGGTTTCCAGTTGCCGGTGGGCCCTCCCCTGCCCCtccttttttttgtaacttcaACATGGGCTTGATTATCCAGGCCCATTTAAGCCCATTTGCTCTTCTAATAATTGGCCCAATAACCATATGATGCTTCCGTTTGAAGCCCAACCCAAATTGATGGGAACATTAGGCAATCAATATTCACACGTAAGCCCTAATTTATGTATACTCACAAAAGAAGACGATAAAACCGTTGCTAATGAAAACAAAACGAATACCCATCTCGCCTCTTTTTTAGTTACGTGGGATTCTTTCTTTAACTCCcaatttttagttaatattatttagCAGTGTTACTTGTCCACGTCAGtatcacagttttaaaacgtatctgttAGGGatagattttcacacccttataaataatgttttgtttacGTCCATATCTCAAGTTATTTATTGAACTATGCTCACGTTGAAAATCATGATCAATTCATACAAGCAAACAATAATCTCAATTAGTTTACAAAATTTTCgtaaatttaaacattattatGTCTAGATTTTAATAGCAAATAGATAAAGGGGACGAAATTATTATGGTATTTTCCGATATATATCTCAATAATTCTTACAATATTCGCATTTGTTATAATAAATCTGAGACTTATCCATTTGACACGAACTATAAATAATAGAATACAACGTTTTCGAGATATTAACGCATCATACTAGAAGATAAGTTGATGGCAAACGAGAACACTTTCTTCCTTCTACtaaccattttgattttgaatgttttgaaAGGGTATGCTTTGAATGGCATAGCTTCCGTGGAATCAAACGATAGTTTAAATGAGTTGGAAGAGATGAAAGCGGTTCCATTTGATTATTATC
This window encodes:
- the LOC111808958 gene encoding zinc-finger homeodomain protein 10-like; translated protein: MFREVCAFQRAMDLALPPITTTTTANTTKSPDPDSDTPTRFPPSSSAKSLPFTNGLLKRHNHAHQPTLVVSYKECLKNHAASLGAHALDGCGEFMPSPSASSIDPTSLNCAACGCHRNFHRRDPEDPISTLPINTATTHVIEYQPHHRHHPPPPGMRSPNSASPPPISSSYYPSAPHMLLALSAGLSARPPEIGRAKNLNARKRFRTKFSNEQKEKMLHFAEQVGWKMQKRDEDLVRNFCNQIGVERGVLKVWMHNNKNTMGKKTDSNDTTPTPTTTTTTAVVNINNNDDEDEPDGGFHMHIGSNGSSSSS